A genomic region of Papaver somniferum cultivar HN1 chromosome 7, ASM357369v1, whole genome shotgun sequence contains the following coding sequences:
- the LOC113295277 gene encoding uncharacterized protein LOC113295277, whose amino-acid sequence MKLFPQPITSPNRIEKYSPTLIRSIRSGNGRSKSRRRSSSSSRLSPMFSIRTTKRNNNGRNETTLEPSSPKVNCCGEIRVKRSSSNQTTTKKIVKTNHTHNWIQKILFCKCSSIVKTKKKSRPVLGKWLVCLQIGCLQKRVEEVVEDDNHNMKSGKEDKTEESQDGHDDDKGEETSEPAAKVVSVPPKNALLLMRSRSESYYRPTSLAHLFWGSPNEEEDEVTEQNVNPRWSKDTKIEEKDLGVSEEIRSPRDKIGDELKKTRKVFDQFSPIELRRSKSDPARISEEVKIKDAEEITIHLDNDLIPGISHDCPNPILISKSHCLA is encoded by the exons ATGAAGTTATTTCCACAACCAATAACAAGTCCAAATAGAATAGAGAAATATTCGCCAACGCTGATTAGGTCAATAAGAAGCGGTAATGGAAGGAGCAAAAGTAGAAgaagatcatcatcatcatcaagattgagTCCAATGTTTTCAATCAGAACAACAAAGAGAAATAACAACGGAAGAAATGAAACAACACTAGAACCATCTTCACCTAAAGTTAATTGTTGTGGAGAAATTAGAGTCAAAAGAAGTTCTTCAAATCAAACAACTACAAAGAAGATTGTTAAAACAAATCATACTCATAATTGGATTCAAAAGATTTTGTTCTGTAAATGTTCTTCAATTGTAAAAACCAAGAAGAAATCTAGACCAGTTTTGGGAAAATGGCTTGTTTGTCTTCAGATTGGATGTTTGCAGAAAAGGGTTGAAGAAGTTGTGGAAGATGATAATCATAATATGAAATCAGGAAAAGAAGATAAAACAGAGGAATCTCAAGATGGTCATGATGATGATAAAGGAGAAGAAACTAGTGAACCAGCTGCTAAGGTTGTCTCTGTTCCACCAAAAAATGCTTTATTACTAATGAGAAGTAGATCAGAGAGTTACTACAGACCTACTTCTTTAGCTCATCTCTTCTGGGGTTCTCctaatgaagaagaagacgaggtTACAGAACAAAATGTAAACCCTAGATGGAGTAAAGACACAAAAATCGAAGAAAAAGATTTGGGGGTTTCTGAAGAAATTAGAAGTCCAAGAGATAAAATTGGGGATGAATTAAAGAAGACGAGGAAGGTTTTTGATCAGTTTTCACCTATAGAGCTAAGAAGAAGTAAATCTGATCCAGCAAGAATATCAGAAGAA GTTAAAATTAAAGATGCAGAGGAAATAACTATTCATTTAGATAACGATTTGATACCAGGCATTTCACATGACTGTCCTAATCcaattttgatttcaaaatctcattGTTTGGCATGA